The segment AGGGGAAGGCCGCTCTCCCCGATTTCATAGGTGCATTCGCCGAACTTGTCGAACTCACGGCCACAGCGGAATCCGAACAGCCCAATGAATTTGAGCGGCACGGCATCTTCGAGGACGGAAATGGAAAACCTGCCGCTTTTTTCCACGAGCTCCGTGGTGTAATTGTCCCTGTGCAGGCACGCGGCCATACAAATGGGGTCAGCGGTCAGCTGCATGAGGGCGTTGATGATCTGGCCGTTCTTTTTTTCTTCATAGCTTGTGCTGAGGATGTACACTCCGTAATTCAAAGTAAACAGGGCTCTCGGGTCAATCTGAGCGTCCATGGTTGTCCTCCCTTGAATAAAAAATGAGCAGGAACACGAGGCTCCTGCTCAATGATACACCAGACCCGCATTGTGAGGATAGTCCGGAGAGCGACTAGTCCGCTTCTCTTCCCCCAAGCTCCTTGTCAAGCATGTACATGCCGTGCCTGCCTTCTCCTATCATCTCCAGCTTTTTCACGATCTCGTCGGCATGAGCCTCTTCCTCGACCTGTTCGCTGACGAACCACTGGAGAAAGACCTGGCTTGCATAGTCCTTTTCGGCCACAGCAAGATCCATGAGGTCGTTGATCCGCCTGGTGACATACCGCTCATGCTCATAGGCTCCCTTGAAGACTTCAAGAGCGGAAGCCCATTCCTCCTGGGGACATTCTATGGCCTTATATTTAACCCGTCCGCCCCGCTCGACGATATAGGAGGAGAATTTCATTGCATGTTCCACTTCTTCCTCTGCCTGGACTTTCATCCAGTGGGCCATGCCGTTCAGGTCCACCGAGTTCAGATATGCAGACATGGAGAGATAAATATAGGCAGAATACAGTTCAGCGTTGATCTGGTCGTTGAATGCGTCTTCAAT is part of the Aminivibrio pyruvatiphilus genome and harbors:
- a CDS encoding flavin reductase family protein, encoding MDAQIDPRALFTLNYGVYILSTSYEEKKNGQIINALMQLTADPICMAACLHRDNYTTELVEKSGRFSISVLEDAVPLKFIGLFGFRCGREFDKFGECTYEIGESGLPLVTEYTLAGIELSVLSVQDVFTHKLIVGRVEKAQLLKEGTPLTYANYHRVKKGKSPANAPSAVFNQVK
- a CDS encoding ferritin: MISKKIEDAFNDQINAELYSAYIYLSMSAYLNSVDLNGMAHWMKVQAEEEVEHAMKFSSYIVERGGRVKYKAIECPQEEWASALEVFKGAYEHERYVTRRINDLMDLAVAEKDYASQVFLQWFVSEQVEEEAHADEIVKKLEMIGEGRHGMYMLDKELGGREAD